A single genomic interval of Romboutsia ilealis harbors:
- a CDS encoding TMEM164 family acyltransferase has translation MENTFLFSNTHLIMLLIFSVFLYLCPKLTKHLLPYSYIVEKIICILIILEITFEQFSYISMGSYDVYTCLPIRISRFTSYICIAILFFKNYQLFNIFFSWSLVCSIGGMIYFPNLGYRYPNILYYLFFFSNCILVYATVYLTEVRKFNINKYALRDNFIFCILYFSFIYFLNTFTNANYPYGFSSYNLLSAITFTLITTIIYIPILYSNKEFSFNFRKRKK, from the coding sequence ATGGAAAATACTTTTCTTTTTTCAAACACTCATTTAATTATGTTATTAATTTTTTCCGTATTTTTGTACTTATGCCCTAAGCTAACAAAGCATCTATTACCGTACAGCTATATAGTTGAAAAAATAATTTGTATTTTAATTATATTGGAAATTACTTTTGAACAGTTCTCTTATATCTCAATGGGGAGTTATGATGTATACACTTGTTTACCTATTAGAATATCTAGATTTACATCTTACATTTGTATAGCTATATTATTTTTTAAAAATTACCAATTATTTAATATATTTTTCTCATGGAGTTTAGTGTGTTCTATTGGAGGTATGATATACTTTCCAAACTTAGGATATAGATACCCAAATATCTTGTATTACTTATTCTTTTTTTCAAATTGTATATTAGTTTATGCTACGGTATATCTAACTGAAGTTAGAAAATTTAATATAAATAAATATGCATTAAGAGATAATTTCATTTTTTGCATACTTTATTTCTCTTTTATTTACTTTTTAAATACTTTTACAAATGCAAATTACCCCTATGGATTTTCAAGCTACAATTTACTAAGTGCAATTACATTTACTTTAATTACAACTATAATCTATATACCTATTTTATATTCTAATAAAGAATTTTCCTTTAATTTTAGAAAAAGAAAAAAATAA
- a CDS encoding MarR family transcriptional regulator: MELKYLSNHLHVSTSSLCILLNKLVEKGYVYREEDKKIEEIHYMELQKKDQKYLMNKK, from the coding sequence ATGGAACTTAAATATTTAAGTAATCATTTACATGTCTCAACTTCAAGTCTTTGTATATTACTTAATAAGCTTGTAGAAAAAGGATATGTGTATAGAGAAGAAGATAAAAAGATAGAAGAAATACATTATATGGAATTACAAAAGAAGGATCAGAAGTACTTGATGAACAAAAAATGA
- the ytfJ gene encoding GerW family sporulation protein: protein MRATGSIQNIMETTLDTIKGSIDANTIIGDPIKTDTTVVVPISKVTIGFGIGGGEYSKGYKEEISKDKNDTNFAGGSAGAVSIQPVAFVVVEDGETRLMSLDNNINMIDNILTITPKVIEKLQKLSQNNKQS from the coding sequence ATGAGAGCAACAGGATCAATCCAAAATATAATGGAAACAACGCTTGATACGATAAAAGGTTCTATAGATGCAAATACTATAATAGGAGATCCTATAAAAACTGATACGACGGTAGTAGTTCCTATATCTAAGGTTACTATAGGTTTTGGAATTGGTGGAGGAGAATATTCTAAAGGATATAAGGAAGAAATAAGTAAAGATAAAAATGATACTAATTTTGCTGGAGGTAGTGCAGGTGCCGTTAGTATACAACCTGTAGCTTTTGTAGTCGTAGAAGATGGAGAAACGAGGCTTATGAGTTTGGATAATAATATAAATATGATAGATAATATATTAACTATTACACCTAAAGTAATTGAAAAACTTCAAAAATTATCCCAAAATAATAAACAAAGTTAA
- the scpB gene encoding SMC-Scp complex subunit ScpB, with product MRREDIKHIIEAVMFAYAEPISIKELNDIINEELSSKEIEYMLNNLINEYKENNRGIQIIKLQDKYQMCTNKDYSSFIKKVLEPKKKKSLTQTTLETLTIIAYKQPITKVEVEDIRGVKSDKAIQTLLENNLIKEAGRLEKIGKPIIYKTTDEFLKLLNIEKLEDLPPIENYENDNE from the coding sequence ATGAGACGTGAAGATATAAAGCATATTATAGAGGCTGTCATGTTTGCCTATGCAGAGCCTATTAGTATAAAAGAATTAAATGATATAATAAATGAAGAGTTATCAAGTAAAGAAATAGAATATATGCTAAATAATCTTATAAATGAATATAAGGAGAATAACAGAGGTATACAAATAATAAAGTTACAAGATAAATACCAAATGTGTACGAATAAAGATTATTCAAGTTTTATAAAAAAAGTCCTAGAGCCTAAGAAAAAGAAAAGTTTGACTCAAACAACTTTAGAAACTTTAACTATAATAGCATATAAACAGCCAATAACAAAGGTTGAAGTAGAAGATATAAGAGGGGTTAAAAGTGATAAGGCAATACAAACGCTTTTAGAAAATAATCTTATAAAAGAAGCTGGAAGACTTGAAAAAATAGGTAAACCTATAATATATAAAACAACTGATGAATTTTTAAAGCTATTAAATATAGAAAAATTAGAGGATTTACCTCCAATAGAAAATTATGAAAATGATAATGAATAA
- a CDS encoding segregation and condensation protein A, producing the protein MKYNVQLKVYEGPLDLLYDMISKQKIDIKDISIIDITKQYINYITALEKMDLEVASEFITMASKLLEIKSRYLLYKQKDNNEVEDPRLELMEKLEEYKKFKLASQDLKDNITYVDDLYYRKKEEIVIDDNMDLDDISIDAIKNILPYILKVKSEENKPQKDEKLEKIVRGRIVPVEEKIAYIREIISRDNEVSFTKVIENVDKDEVIATFLSVLELIKSREIVVYQDLFFDDILIKKNLESYK; encoded by the coding sequence ATGAAATATAATGTACAGCTTAAGGTTTATGAAGGACCACTAGATTTACTATATGACATGATATCCAAACAAAAGATAGATATCAAAGATATATCTATTATAGATATAACTAAACAATATATAAACTATATAACTGCATTAGAGAAAATGGATTTAGAAGTAGCTAGTGAGTTTATAACTATGGCCTCAAAACTATTAGAAATAAAATCTAGATATTTATTATATAAACAAAAAGATAACAATGAGGTAGAAGATCCACGTTTAGAACTTATGGAAAAGCTAGAAGAATATAAAAAGTTCAAGCTAGCTTCACAAGATTTAAAAGATAATATAACTTATGTAGATGATTTATATTATAGAAAAAAAGAAGAAATAGTAATAGATGATAATATGGATTTGGATGATATATCTATAGATGCTATAAAAAATATACTTCCATACATATTAAAAGTTAAAAGTGAAGAGAATAAACCTCAGAAAGATGAAAAATTAGAAAAAATAGTAAGAGGAAGAATAGTACCTGTTGAAGAAAAAATAGCATATATAAGAGAAATCATAAGTAGGGATAATGAGGTAAGTTTTACAAAAGTTATAGAAAATGTTGATAAAGATGAAGTGATTGCAACATTTTTATCAGTGTTAGAACTTATAAAATCAAGAGAAATAGTAGTTTACCAAGATTTATTTTTTGATGATATCTTAATAAAGAAAAATCTGGAGAGTTATAAATGA
- a CDS encoding site-2 protease family protein, with translation MYNLSTILASMVAIAVAISVHEFGHAYSAHLLGDDTAKMYGRMTLNPAKHLDIMGLIAMLIVHIGWAKPVPVNPNNFKNYKVGNVIVSLAGVTANIITAIICVLIDKHVNMFAIKLIAEYVIVYNVGFAAFNLLPLPPLDGWGVISSFIPYKYNEIAYKYESMSSIIFLVLIITGAYSIFVSPIRNVIWDILYLFM, from the coding sequence ATGTATAATTTAAGTACTATATTAGCAAGTATGGTTGCGATAGCAGTAGCTATATCTGTCCATGAGTTTGGTCATGCATACTCGGCACATCTATTAGGTGATGATACAGCTAAAATGTATGGAAGAATGACTTTAAATCCTGCAAAACATTTAGATATTATGGGTCTAATTGCAATGCTTATTGTTCATATAGGATGGGCAAAGCCTGTACCAGTAAATCCAAATAATTTTAAAAATTATAAAGTAGGAAATGTAATAGTATCATTAGCAGGTGTTACTGCGAATATAATAACAGCTATAATATGCGTACTTATAGACAAACATGTAAATATGTTTGCAATAAAATTAATAGCGGAATATGTTATAGTGTACAATGTAGGATTTGCTGCATTTAACTTATTGCCTCTTCCACCGCTTGATGGATGGGGTGTAATATCTTCGTTTATACCATATAAGTATAATGAAATAGCTTATAAATATGAAAGTATGAGTAGTATAATATTTTTAGTTCTAATAATTACAGGAGCATATAGTATTTTTGTATCTCCAATAAGAAATGTAATTTGGGATATATTATATTTATTTATGTAA
- a CDS encoding GNAT family N-acetyltransferase, translating to MVDDIYPQMPIIETKNYLLRPVRLNDADDMFEYYKQSKVVKYLPMSFHKTVLDTKRFIKSFFIDNYKQGKIGHFAVVDKSNNKVIGNIGLNNVDKNDTEGEIGICINPIYWGHDIATELGREVLKFAFSSTNIKRIIANTYEDNKRTRKSLEHLNLKYYKTYDKKIVKGMKITYVKCDAYRILKSEYTKRNRK from the coding sequence ATGGTTGATGATATTTATCCTCAAATGCCAATAATAGAAACAAAAAATTATTTGTTAAGACCAGTTAGATTAAATGATGCAGATGACATGTTTGAGTACTATAAACAATCGAAAGTAGTAAAATATCTACCTATGAGCTTTCATAAGACAGTATTAGATACAAAAAGATTTATAAAATCATTTTTTATAGATAACTATAAACAAGGAAAAATAGGTCATTTTGCAGTTGTAGATAAATCTAATAATAAAGTTATTGGGAATATAGGTTTAAACAATGTAGATAAAAATGATACAGAAGGGGAAATAGGTATATGCATAAACCCTATTTATTGGGGACATGATATAGCTACAGAACTTGGACGAGAGGTACTTAAATTTGCATTTTCGAGTACCAATATAAAAAGAATAATAGCTAATACTTATGAGGATAATAAAAGAACTAGAAAATCGTTAGAACACTTAAATCTTAAATATTATAAAACATATGATAAAAAAATAGTAAAAGGAATGAAGATAACTTATGTTAAATGTGATGCATATAGGATTTTAAAATCTGAATATACTAAAAGAAACAGAAAGTAA
- a CDS encoding D-alanyl-D-alanine carboxypeptidase family protein has product MKKLISFIMAIVIAIMPMNLSFANEGNDPLSVSSKSAILMDVGSGQILYEKNAHDKLPPASVTKVMTMLLICEALDSGKITLDDSVQISENAASMGGSQIFLEAGEVQKVDTLLKGIAVASANDGCVAMAEYVAGSVESFVDMMNAKAKELNMKDTNFVNTNGLPVENHYTSAHDIALMSRELLKHDVISKYLTTWMDQVVVGKKQTTVGLANTNKLIKHYQGATGVKTGFTQQAKYCLSASAKRGDTHLIAVTLGAETSPERFKDATSLLNFGFANYESVKLCSKNDNIATLTLDKADEQKINLVAKEDLSVLIKKGGNKDFTRKVKVNENPIIPIKKGTSLGYVEIYQGKTLVGKVDLVNTKDIQKASYLKMLQRVIDEML; this is encoded by the coding sequence ATGAAAAAACTAATTAGCTTTATAATGGCTATAGTAATTGCAATTATGCCTATGAATTTATCTTTTGCAAATGAAGGCAATGATCCACTTAGTGTATCTTCTAAATCAGCTATATTAATGGATGTAGGAAGTGGACAAATACTTTACGAAAAAAATGCCCATGATAAATTGCCTCCTGCAAGTGTAACTAAAGTAATGACAATGTTATTAATCTGTGAGGCGCTAGATTCTGGAAAAATAACTTTAGATGATAGCGTACAAATAAGTGAAAATGCAGCGAGCATGGGAGGGAGTCAAATATTTTTAGAAGCAGGTGAAGTTCAAAAGGTAGATACTTTATTAAAAGGTATAGCTGTAGCATCTGCTAACGATGGATGTGTTGCTATGGCAGAGTATGTAGCAGGAAGTGTAGAGAGTTTTGTAGATATGATGAATGCTAAAGCTAAAGAATTAAATATGAAAGATACTAACTTTGTAAATACTAATGGTCTTCCTGTAGAGAATCATTATACATCAGCTCATGATATAGCTTTAATGTCTAGAGAATTATTAAAACATGATGTTATAAGTAAATACTTAACAACTTGGATGGATCAAGTTGTAGTTGGTAAGAAGCAAACAACAGTAGGTCTTGCAAATACAAATAAATTAATAAAGCATTATCAAGGAGCTACAGGGGTTAAAACAGGATTTACTCAACAGGCTAAATATTGTTTATCAGCTTCAGCTAAAAGAGGAGATACTCATTTAATTGCAGTAACTTTAGGAGCAGAAACATCACCTGAAAGATTTAAAGATGCAACTAGTCTTTTAAATTTTGGATTTGCAAATTATGAAAGCGTAAAATTATGTTCTAAAAATGATAATATAGCTACACTTACACTAGATAAGGCAGATGAGCAAAAGATAAATTTAGTAGCAAAAGAAGACTTAAGTGTACTTATTAAAAAAGGTGGAAATAAAGATTTTACTAGAAAGGTAAAAGTAAATGAAAATCCAATAATACCTATTAAAAAAGGTACAAGTTTAGGATATGTAGAAATTTATCAAGGAAAAACTTTAGTAGGTAAAGTTGACTTAGTAAATACAAAAGATATACAAAAGGCAAGTTACTTAAAAATGTTACAAAGAGTTATAGATGAAATGTTATAA
- a CDS encoding CD1290 family small acid-soluble spore protein, which produces MDSNAKKALKQVKMEIAAEYEMHPEDVLNLIELGYNRENSKLRIKRSKERTSFSKTGHLE; this is translated from the coding sequence ATGGACAGTAATGCAAAAAAGGCTTTAAAACAAGTGAAAATGGAAATTGCTGCAGAATATGAAATGCATCCAGAGGATGTTTTAAATTTAATAGAGCTTGGTTATAACAGAGAAAATTCTAAATTAAGAATAAAAAGAAGTAAAGAAAGAACTAGTTTTTCTAAGACTGGTCATTTAGAATAA
- a CDS encoding flavin reductase family protein translates to MNFYENLEDAMKNLTTRGAFLTVKNNQDVNTMTISWGYIGFSWNRPYFIAMVRPQRYTYEFLKSAKDYTVSIPYSDDMRKALAICGTKSGRDIDKEKEANIKFLTSKTVSSPIVDNCNMYYECKITYVDRIEKDKFPDELKKNYPIDDYHFLYYGEIVDCYTH, encoded by the coding sequence ATGAATTTTTATGAAAATTTAGAAGATGCTATGAAAAATTTAACTACTAGAGGTGCATTTTTAACCGTTAAAAATAATCAAGACGTAAATACTATGACAATATCATGGGGATATATTGGATTCAGTTGGAATAGACCTTACTTTATAGCTATGGTAAGACCTCAAAGATACACATATGAATTTCTAAAATCTGCTAAAGACTATACTGTAAGCATTCCTTATAGTGATGATATGAGAAAAGCTCTTGCTATATGTGGAACTAAATCTGGTAGAGATATCGATAAGGAAAAAGAAGCTAATATAAAATTTTTAACTTCTAAAACTGTATCATCACCTATAGTAGATAATTGCAATATGTACTATGAGTGCAAAATTACTTATGTCGATAGAATAGAAAAAGATAAATTTCCAGATGAATTAAAGAAAAACTATCCAATTGATGACTATCATTTCTTATATTATGGTGAGATAGTAGACTGTTATACACATTAA
- a CDS encoding DUF503 domain-containing protein: MRIIVMKVTLRADWAHSLKEKRMVVKSIIAKLQNKFNISVGEIENQDIHNLITIGIASIALDAKVCDSTIEHIIDYIEDITDAEIINIEQEINIY, encoded by the coding sequence ATGAGAATTATAGTAATGAAAGTTACCCTTAGAGCTGATTGGGCGCATTCTCTTAAGGAAAAGAGGATGGTAGTTAAAAGCATAATTGCGAAACTTCAAAATAAGTTTAATATATCTGTAGGTGAAATAGAAAATCAAGATATACATAACTTGATAACTATAGGTATTGCGAGTATAGCTTTAGATGCTAAGGTCTGCGATTCTACAATTGAGCATATAATTGATTATATTGAAGATATTACAGATGCAGAAATTATAAATATAGAGCAAGAAATAAATATATATTAA
- a CDS encoding YlbF family regulator: MAIYETATKLANEIKSSKEYTQFKKYMQEVKKDPECEKLLTEYKLNQVKIQNFMVNDQKEQKRNSVKFESLKKKVFNNKKLSRYLNSEQQFTSMMAHINQILSQAVENDYK, translated from the coding sequence ATGGCAATATATGAAACAGCTACAAAGTTGGCTAATGAAATTAAAAGTAGTAAAGAATATACACAGTTTAAAAAATATATGCAAGAAGTAAAAAAAGACCCAGAATGTGAAAAATTATTAACTGAGTATAAACTAAATCAAGTTAAGATTCAAAATTTTATGGTAAATGATCAAAAAGAACAGAAAAGGAATTCAGTTAAATTTGAATCATTAAAAAAGAAAGTATTTAACAATAAAAAACTTTCTAGATATTTAAATAGTGAACAACAATTTACATCTATGATGGCTCATATAAATCAAATATTATCGCAGGCAGTAGAAAATGATTATAAATAG
- a CDS encoding ribonuclease J — translation MRLFRKNTNKIKVMALGGLNEVGKNMTVIEYKDEIIVIDAGMSFPDDEMLGVDVVIPDISYLIKNKDKIKGIFITHGHEDHIGALPYILKKINVPIYGAKLSIGLIQVKLKEHKINNAKLNVVSPRDIIKLSHMEVEFIKNNHSIPDACSIAVHTDQGIIYHTGDFKIDLTPIDGEIMDIHRICELSKKGVLLLLADSTNAEQPGSTMSERTVGAGLEDLFRKASNSRIIVATFASNIHRLQQIINTSEKFNRKIAVSGRSMVNVVAVATELGYLNIPDNMLIDLNDISKYEDSEVVIITTGSQGEPMSALARMASAEHKKVEIKRGDLIIISAHPIPGNEKSISKVINSLFEKGAEVVYDESDIHVSGHAKQEELKLMHRLVRPKFFMPAHGEYRMLKIHAELAEELGMPSQNIFVNKTGDVLEIDRNSAKVTGTIPTGNVLVDGLGVGDVGNIVLRDRKHLSEDGLMIVVVTISKEDGGVLAGPDIISRGFVYVRESEDLMDGAKNVIKDVLKDCEDRNIKEWAYLKNNIKENLKEYLYQRTKRNPMILPIIMEV, via the coding sequence ATGCGATTGTTTAGAAAGAATACGAACAAAATAAAAGTCATGGCATTAGGTGGGCTTAATGAAGTAGGCAAAAACATGACTGTTATTGAGTATAAAGACGAAATAATTGTAATAGATGCAGGGATGAGTTTCCCAGACGATGAAATGCTAGGAGTAGATGTAGTTATCCCTGATATAAGTTATCTAATAAAAAATAAAGATAAAATAAAAGGTATATTTATTACACATGGTCATGAAGATCATATAGGGGCACTTCCATATATATTAAAAAAGATAAATGTTCCTATATATGGGGCTAAGCTTAGTATAGGTCTTATACAAGTTAAATTAAAAGAACATAAGATAAATAATGCTAAACTAAATGTAGTATCTCCAAGAGATATTATAAAGCTTTCACATATGGAAGTTGAGTTTATAAAAAATAATCATAGTATACCAGATGCTTGTTCTATAGCTGTTCACACAGACCAAGGAATAATATATCATACAGGAGACTTTAAGATAGATTTAACACCTATTGACGGCGAAATTATGGACATACACAGAATATGTGAATTGAGTAAAAAGGGAGTTCTTTTATTATTAGCAGATAGTACAAATGCTGAACAACCAGGCTCTACAATGTCAGAAAGAACAGTAGGGGCAGGATTAGAAGATTTATTTAGAAAAGCATCAAATAGTAGGATAATAGTTGCAACATTTGCATCTAACATACACAGATTACAACAAATAATAAATACATCGGAGAAATTTAACAGAAAAATTGCTGTATCTGGGAGATCGATGGTAAATGTAGTTGCTGTAGCTACTGAATTAGGATACTTAAATATACCTGATAATATGCTAATAGATTTAAATGATATATCTAAATACGAAGATAGTGAAGTAGTGATAATAACTACAGGGTCACAAGGTGAGCCAATGTCAGCTTTAGCTAGAATGGCAAGTGCTGAACATAAGAAGGTAGAAATTAAAAGAGGCGATTTAATAATAATATCAGCTCATCCAATACCAGGGAATGAGAAATCAATATCAAAAGTTATAAATAGTTTATTTGAAAAAGGTGCTGAAGTAGTGTATGATGAATCTGATATACATGTATCAGGACATGCAAAGCAAGAAGAATTAAAACTTATGCATAGATTAGTAAGACCTAAGTTCTTTATGCCAGCTCATGGTGAATATAGAATGCTTAAAATACATGCAGAATTAGCAGAAGAGTTAGGCATGCCAAGTCAAAATATATTTGTAAATAAAACAGGAGATGTTTTAGAAATTGATAGGAACTCAGCTAAAGTTACAGGTACTATACCAACAGGAAATGTATTAGTTGATGGATTAGGCGTTGGAGATGTAGGGAATATAGTATTAAGAGATAGAAAACATTTATCAGAAGATGGTCTTATGATAGTTGTTGTTACAATATCTAAAGAAGATGGAGGAGTTCTAGCAGGTCCAGATATAATATCAAGAGGATTTGTATATGTAAGGGAATCAGAAGATTTAATGGATGGAGCTAAAAACGTAATAAAAGATGTACTAAAAGACTGTGAAGATAGAAATATAAAAGAGTGGGCTTATTTAAAAAATAATATAAAAGAAAACTTAAAAGAATATTTATATCAAAGAACAAAAAGAAATCCTATGATACTTCCTATAATAATGGAGGTATAA
- a CDS encoding metal-dependent hydrolase: MRGKTHCTIGILSTIQACILFKVPISIFNLVLAAVFSILPDLDESNSTISNVFLKQDASKLVLKIVIYIINFAIFFISLKINNNNFFLSSIVTFIAIMILESKLNHILLRKILLSLTLILLSLCLLFIKVKIYFVILFLILASFPWLKHRSFSHSIFAIIVIYFLLKQIEIIYNISNLSFFGTIGYASHLFLGDLFTKSGIPLFYPISNKKYSLGYFRVGSFFNNALEILIIVVLVGSIIFSTIKI; the protein is encoded by the coding sequence ATGCGCGGTAAAACCCATTGTACAATAGGCATTTTGAGTACTATCCAAGCTTGTATATTATTTAAGGTACCTATTTCTATATTTAATCTTGTATTGGCTGCTGTATTTTCAATACTTCCCGACTTAGATGAGTCTAACTCCACAATTTCTAATGTATTTTTAAAACAAGATGCATCGAAATTGGTATTAAAAATAGTTATATATATAATTAACTTCGCTATATTTTTTATATCTCTTAAGATAAATAATAATAATTTTTTCTTAAGCTCTATTGTAACATTTATAGCAATAATGATATTAGAATCTAAGCTCAATCATATACTACTTAGAAAAATACTTTTATCTTTAACACTTATACTTTTATCTCTATGCTTACTCTTTATAAAGGTTAAAATATATTTTGTTATTTTATTTTTAATACTAGCGTCTTTTCCATGGCTTAAACATAGAAGTTTTTCACATAGTATATTTGCAATTATTGTAATCTATTTTTTACTTAAGCAAATAGAGATAATATATAATATATCTAATTTATCATTTTTTGGAACTATAGGATATGCAAGTCATTTATTTTTAGGTGATTTATTTACAAAATCTGGGATACCTTTATTTTATCCTATTAGTAATAAGAAATATTCTTTAGGCTATTTTAGAGTGGGAAGCTTTTTTAATAATGCTTTAGAAATTTTAATAATAGTTGTTTTAGTAGGTTCCATTATTTTTTCTACAATAAAAATATAA
- a CDS encoding Fur family transcriptional regulator codes for MTTMDILKEKLRETGFKITPQRRAVIDILLKHNTEHLSSEQIYDLVRVDCPEIGLATVYRTMQLLDEIGVISKLNLDDGCIRYEISLNKNECHNHHHLICKNCSKIIEVQEDLLESIENKIQEIYKFDIIDHDVKFYGLCEDCKK; via the coding sequence ATGACTACTATGGATATATTAAAAGAAAAATTAAGAGAAACGGGATTTAAAATAACTCCTCAAAGAAGAGCTGTAATAGATATTTTGCTAAAACATAATACAGAACACTTAAGTAGTGAGCAAATATATGATTTAGTTAGAGTTGATTGTCCTGAAATTGGACTAGCTACAGTTTATAGAACTATGCAACTATTAGATGAAATTGGAGTAATTTCAAAATTAAATTTAGATGATGGATGTATAAGATATGAAATTAGTTTAAATAAAAATGAATGTCATAATCATCATCATCTAATATGTAAAAATTGTTCAAAGATAATAGAAGTACAAGAAGATTTATTAGAGAGTATAGAAAATAAAATTCAAGAAATATATAAATTTGATATAATAGATCATGATGTAAAGTTCTATGGATTATGTGAAGATTGTAAAAAATAA
- a CDS encoding LCP family protein encodes MKKKGLILLLLLISLVSTFNVYGFSESEMKEYKMVENILLIGLDGTNDKLPKRSDTMIILTIDKLNKSLKLTSLARDTLVKIPGRGEEKLTHAYAYGQEELLMQTINENFDLDLKDYAVVNFKSFIDIVDIIGGVDIEVKEKEINHLNEVIKACYGVTHDEDKDIEYITSSGNHNLNGYQALAYARIRKLDTIYKRDERQRMILTNIAHKLSDVSISKYPQIAKSILRYVKVNIAFNKIIDLAFTAHELASYDISQLEFPISEYREEGRIGENGTYVVKWNKNKNIELLHQFIYSN; translated from the coding sequence GTGAAAAAAAAGGGATTAATTTTATTATTATTATTAATTAGTTTAGTATCTACTTTTAATGTATATGGTTTTAGTGAAAGTGAAATGAAAGAATATAAAATGGTAGAGAATATTCTTTTAATAGGATTAGATGGAACTAATGACAAACTTCCTAAAAGATCTGATACGATGATAATATTAACTATAGATAAGTTAAATAAATCTTTAAAGCTTACATCTTTAGCGAGAGATACTTTAGTTAAAATTCCAGGAAGAGGAGAAGAAAAATTAACTCATGCCTATGCATATGGGCAAGAGGAACTATTAATGCAAACTATAAATGAAAACTTTGATTTAGACCTAAAAGATTATGCCGTAGTAAACTTTAAATCATTTATTGATATAGTAGACATAATAGGTGGAGTGGATATTGAAGTTAAAGAAAAAGAGATAAATCATCTGAATGAAGTAATAAAAGCTTGTTATGGGGTAACTCATGATGAGGATAAGGATATAGAGTATATAACAAGTAGTGGAAATCATAATTTAAATGGATATCAAGCCCTCGCTTATGCTAGAATAAGAAAATTAGATACGATATATAAAAGGGATGAAAGACAGAGAATGATATTAACTAATATAGCGCATAAATTATCTGATGTTTCTATAAGTAAATATCCTCAAATTGCGAAAAGTATCTTAAGATATGTAAAAGTTAACATAGCATTTAATAAGATAATAGATTTAGCATTTACGGCCCATGAGTTAGCAAGTTATGATATAAGTCAATTAGAATTTCCTATATCAGAGTACAGAGAAGAGGGCAGAATCGGTGAAAACGGCACTTATGTAGTTAAATGGAATAAAAATAAAAATATAGAGTTATTACATCAGTTTATATATAGCAATTAA
- a CDS encoding DUF1292 domain-containing protein, whose protein sequence is MQENIINLIDENGVESQFEIILTLEAEGKEYAILMPVEEEEAEEALVFRIDQDEQGEILVPLEDDKEYEIVVDVYNTLMEEEGLNFDEE, encoded by the coding sequence ATGCAAGAAAATATAATAAACTTAATAGATGAAAATGGTGTAGAAAGCCAATTTGAAATAATATTAACACTAGAAGCTGAAGGTAAAGAATATGCTATATTAATGCCAGTTGAGGAAGAAGAAGCTGAAGAAGCATTAGTATTTAGAATAGACCAAGATGAACAAGGTGAAATATTAGTTCCGTTAGAAGATGATAAAGAATACGAAATAGTTGTAGATGTATACAATACATTAATGGAAGAAGAAGGATTAAACTTCGATGAAGAATAA